One window of the Saccopteryx bilineata isolate mSacBil1 chromosome 2, mSacBil1_pri_phased_curated, whole genome shotgun sequence genome contains the following:
- the YWHAE gene encoding 14-3-3 protein epsilon isoform X1 yields the protein MDDREDLVYQAKLAEQAERYDEMVDSMKKVAGMDVELTVEERNLLSVAYKNVIGARRASWRIISSIEQKEENKGGEDKLKMIREYRQMVETELKLICCDILDVLDKHLIPAANTGESKVFYYKMKGDYHRYLAEFATGNDRKEAAENSLVAYKAASDIAMTELPPTHPIRLGLALNFSVFYYEILNSPDRACRLAKAAFDDAIAELDTLSEESYKDSTLIMQLLRDNLTLWTSDMQGDGEEQNKEALQDVEDENQ from the exons AAATGGTGGACTCAATGAAGAAAGTAGCAGGGATGGATGTGGAGTTAACAGTTGAAGAACGAAACCTTCTATCGGTTGCATATAAAAATGTGATTGGAGCTAGAAGAGCTTCCTGGAGAATAATCAGCAGCAttgaacagaaagaagaaaacaaaggaggaGAAGACAAACTAAAAATGATTCGGGAATATCGGCAAATG GTTGAGACTGAACTAAAGTTAATCTGTTGTGATATTCTGGATGTACTGGACAAACACCTCATTCCAGCAGCTAACACTGGCGAGTCCAAggttttctattataaaat gaaagggGACTACCACAGGTATCTGGCCGAATTTGCCACAGGGAATGACAGGAAGGAAGCTGCAGAGAACAGTCTAGTGGCTTATAAGGCTGCTAGTGATATTGCAATGACAGAACTTCCACCAACGCATCCTATTCGCTTAGGTCTTGCTCTCAATTTCTCAGTATTCTACTATGAAATTCTTAATTCCCCTGACCGTGCCTGCAG GTTGGCAAAAGCAGCTTTTGATGATGCAATTGCAGAACTGGATACGCTGAGTGAAGAAAGCTATAAGGACTCTACACTTATCATGCAGTTGTTACGTGATAATCTGACACTATGGACTTCAGACATGCAGGGTGATG GTGAAGAGCAGAATAAAGAAGCGCTGCAGGATGTGGAAGATGAAAATCAGTGA
- the YWHAE gene encoding 14-3-3 protein epsilon isoform X2, translating to MDDREDLVYQAKLAEQAERYDEMVDSMKKVAGMDVELTVEERNLLSVAYKNVIGARRASWRIISSIEQKEENKGGEDKLKMIREYRQMVETELKLICCDILDVLDKHLIPAANTGESKVFYYKMKGDYHRYLAEFATGNDRKEAAENSLVAYKAASDIAMTELPPTHPIRLGLALNFSVFYYEILNSPDRACRLAKAAFDDAIAELDTLSEESYKDSTLIMQLLRDNLTLWTSDMQGDDS from the exons AAATGGTGGACTCAATGAAGAAAGTAGCAGGGATGGATGTGGAGTTAACAGTTGAAGAACGAAACCTTCTATCGGTTGCATATAAAAATGTGATTGGAGCTAGAAGAGCTTCCTGGAGAATAATCAGCAGCAttgaacagaaagaagaaaacaaaggaggaGAAGACAAACTAAAAATGATTCGGGAATATCGGCAAATG GTTGAGACTGAACTAAAGTTAATCTGTTGTGATATTCTGGATGTACTGGACAAACACCTCATTCCAGCAGCTAACACTGGCGAGTCCAAggttttctattataaaat gaaagggGACTACCACAGGTATCTGGCCGAATTTGCCACAGGGAATGACAGGAAGGAAGCTGCAGAGAACAGTCTAGTGGCTTATAAGGCTGCTAGTGATATTGCAATGACAGAACTTCCACCAACGCATCCTATTCGCTTAGGTCTTGCTCTCAATTTCTCAGTATTCTACTATGAAATTCTTAATTCCCCTGACCGTGCCTGCAG GTTGGCAAAAGCAGCTTTTGATGATGCAATTGCAGAACTGGATACGCTGAGTGAAGAAAGCTATAAGGACTCTACACTTATCATGCAGTTGTTACGTGATAATCTGACACTATGGACTTCAGACATGCAGGGTGATG ATTCCTAA